In Apium graveolens cultivar Ventura chromosome 10, ASM990537v1, whole genome shotgun sequence, the following are encoded in one genomic region:
- the LOC141692763 gene encoding protein VACUOLELESS GAMETOPHYTES-like produces MEHKHFSHPHGLAFHQKKLKSEKVCSGCKFPCYEQTYVCWECNFFLHEQCFRATRSIDHPSHPAHPLNLIPYPTYPGGRFYCDSCSEPGSGFSFSCSKCDYDLHLHCSKINVVSSTSSIPNPSQSPLKQINHKCHPKHVLHLLSSPPYTQGEYICSACGEDGNASVYNCSICEFDLHEKCEALPETMKRKDHEHQLILLYSVDQALTTADSEFTCDVCFRIIANNLWMYYCKECDFGTHVNCVMAKARSQMEVVLEQNLAAQVELVKIQNAVSLSTARANIISSFYGGHMRRYY; encoded by the coding sequence ATGGAGCACAAGCATTTCAGCCACCCTCATGGCCTTGCTTTCCATCAGAAGAAACTTAAATCTGAAAAAGTTTGTTCTGGTTGCAAGTTCCCTTGCTACGAACAAACGTACGTGTGCTGGGAatgcaatttctttcttcatgaaCAATGCTTTCGTGCTACTAGATCTATTGATCACCCATCTCATCCAGCTCACCCTTTGAACCTTATCCCTTACCCAACTTATCCTGGTGGTCGCTTTTATTGCGATTCTTGTAGCGAACCAGGGTCCGGATTCTCATTCAGCTGCTCAAAATGTGACTATGATCTTCATCTTCATTGTTCAAAAATTAATGTCGTATCATCCACCAGTTCTATTCCTAATCCATCTCAATCACCGCTGAAACAAATTAATCACAAGTGTCACCCCAAGCACGTCCTTCACCTTTTATCTTCTCCTCCTTATACCCAAGGTGAATACATTTGCAGTGCTTGTGGTGAAGATGGTAATGCCTCCGTTTATAACTGCAGTATTTGTGAATTTGATCTTCATGAAAAATGTGAAGCTTTGCCTGAAACAATGAAGCGCAAGGATCATGAACACCAGCTTATTCTCCTTTACTCTGTTGACCAAGCTTTGACTACAGCTGATTCTGAATTCACCTGCGATGTTTGTTTTCGAATTATTGCTAATAACTTATGGATGTATTATTGTAAAGAATGTGACTTCGGGACTCATGTTAACTGTGTGATGGCAAAAGCACGGTCACAAATGGAGGTGGTGCTTGAACAAAACCTTGCGGCTCAAGTGGAATTGGTGAAAATTCAGAATGCGGTAAGTTTGAGCACTGCTCGTGCAAATATCATAAGTTCGTTCTATGGTGGTCACATGCGTCGCTATTATTAA
- the LOC141690760 gene encoding uncharacterized protein LOC141690760 — MAELKSLFTGSNQQSPNFSERASCQPVEGEPKAKEILVNDDCLAYYQPPPSEKKGPQICELSVDSIENKVTFGTVFEDYEMNVSVHGVLLKPGHARVSVDGHIQPDALVPVPIPGEIEHVRKAVGSHLAWPRNLISLRTIVKKKRDVSQSKNKGEVHKIQQEFTHVKVSKKVPRQYKVLYKHATTFMKASGESIPIPCDSDVFGVEKTIYILHENLKALLEFDMIGQAAISAYMAHLHSTIKRVRKNDDVVLYGFFDPGANFNLNADFQRNVGSRLKEGNQNHIFFLPHNHHCHWILVVIWDGDIYILNPLPHPTHFDDLEKALSETIKQVNSQTGRGNKAPKIKNLVGSPKQSGGVECGYVVMRYMKEIIEDRDISFTSKWATKTRKFYTLEELDQVRCDVIDFIQDKM; from the exons ATGGCTGAGCTCAAGTCATTGTTTACAGGATCTAATCAGCAGTCTCCGAATTTTTCGGAGAGAGCAAGTTGCCAACCAGTTGAAGGAGAACCAAAAGCAAAAGAAATATTGGTGAATGATGATTGTCTTGCTTATTATCAACCCCCTCCATCAGAAAAGAAG GGTCCACAAATTTGTGAGCTTTCGGTGGATAGCATCGAAAATAAGGTTACTTTTGGTACTGTTTTCGAAGATTATGAAATGAATGTTTCGGTTCATGGAGTGCTCCTAAAGCCTGGACATGCTCGTGTGTCGGTTGATGGACATATCCAACCAGATGCTTTAGTTCCCGTGCCTATACCTGGTGAAATTGAACATGTTCGTAAAGCCGTTGGTTCACACTTGGCATGGCCTCGAAATTTAATCAGCCTACGGACAATTGTG aaaaagaaaagagatgTCTCGCAGTCAAAGAACAAGGgtgaggtgcataaaattcaacaAGAGTTCACTCACGTCAAGGTCAGCAAGAAAGTGCCACGCCAATACAAGGTATTGTACAAACATGCTACGACATTTATGAAAGCCAGTGGGGAATCGATCCCTATTCCATGTGATTCCGATGTGTTTGGAGTTGAGAAGACAATATATATATTGCATGAGAATTTAAAAGCATTGTTAGAGTTTGACATGATTGGACAAGCTGCGATATCTGCGTATATGGC GCACTTGCATAGTACAATTAAGAGGGTTCGCAAGAATGATGATGTGGTCCTGTATGGATTTTTTGATCCTGGCGCCAACTTTAATTTGAATGCTGATTTTCAACGAAATGTTGGTAGTCGGTTGAAAGAGGGTAATCAAAATCACATATTCTTCCTGCCACATAATCATCA TTGTCACTGGATTCTGGTCGTAATATGGGATGGCGACATTTACATTCTCAATCCTTTGCCTCATCCAACTCATTTTGATGATTTAGAAAAAGCTTTATCAGA GACAATAAAACAAGTTAATTCTCAAACAGGAAGGGGTAACAAAGCTCCTAAAATCAAGAATCTTGTA GGATCCCCGAAACAGTCTGGTGGGGTTGAATGTGGTTATGTGGTCATGAGGTACATGAAGGAAATTATTGAGGACAGGGATATTTCTTTTACTTCTAAG TGGGCGACCAAGACTCGCAAGTTTTACACTCTAGAGGAGCTAGACCAGGTTCGCTGTGATGTTATCGACTTCATTCAAGACAAAATGTAG